One Pantoea eucalypti genomic region harbors:
- the hemC gene encoding hydroxymethylbilane synthase, whose translation MLDKIFRIATRQSPLALWQAHYVQQRLMSAHPGLRVELVPMVTKGDIILDTPLAKVGGKGLFVKELELAMQDGRADMAVHSMKDVPVSFPEGLGLVTICERDDPRDAFVSHHYDSIDALPQGAIVGTSSLRRQCQISARRPDLVIRSLRGNVGTRLGKLDAGEYDAIILAVAGLKRLGLEDRIRQAMPAEVSLPAVGQGAVGIECRLDDSVLIDLLRALNHDDTEVCVRAERAMNTRLEGGCQVPIGSFAVLEGNDLWLRGMVGAPDGRVMVSGERRGPRAQAEQMGISLADELLNGGAREILKEVYQGQPPA comes from the coding sequence ATGTTAGACAAAATTTTCAGAATTGCTACAAGACAAAGCCCGCTCGCATTATGGCAGGCACATTATGTACAGCAACGCCTCATGAGTGCCCATCCGGGACTTCGCGTTGAGCTGGTGCCTATGGTCACGAAAGGTGACATTATTCTTGATACGCCGCTGGCAAAAGTGGGTGGCAAAGGACTGTTTGTCAAAGAGCTTGAGCTGGCGATGCAGGATGGCCGTGCCGATATGGCTGTGCACTCCATGAAAGATGTGCCGGTCAGTTTCCCTGAAGGTCTGGGCCTGGTGACCATCTGCGAGCGCGACGATCCGCGCGATGCGTTCGTTTCCCATCATTATGACTCTATTGACGCGCTGCCACAGGGAGCCATTGTCGGCACCTCCAGCCTGCGTCGTCAGTGCCAGATTAGTGCGCGCCGTCCGGATCTGGTGATCCGTTCGCTGCGGGGTAATGTGGGCACCCGTCTCGGCAAGCTCGATGCCGGAGAGTATGACGCGATCATTCTGGCCGTTGCCGGGCTGAAACGCCTGGGACTGGAAGATCGCATTCGCCAGGCAATGCCTGCCGAAGTTTCCCTGCCCGCCGTGGGTCAGGGTGCGGTCGGCATTGAATGCCGTCTGGACGACAGCGTCTTAATTGACCTGTTACGGGCACTGAACCACGATGACACCGAAGTCTGCGTCAGAGCGGAACGCGCCATGAATACCCGCTTAGAAGGTGGCTGCCAGGTGCCCATCGGCAGTTTCGCGGTGCTGGAAGGCAATGACCTCTGGCTGCGCGGCATGGTCGGCGCACCAGATGGCCGGGTGATGGTCAGCGGCGAACGCCGGGGTCCACGCGCGCAGGCAGAACAGATGGGCATTTCACTGGCCGATGAACTGCTGAATGGCGGCGCACGTGAAATCCTGAAAGAAGTTTACCAGGGGCAGCCGCCGGCATGA
- the hemX gene encoding uroporphyrinogen-III C-methyltransferase, whose product MTEQKDSSAMVEETTPAVDRSSSSNSTPPRNAKKGGMVLGAVAIVIALAMGAGLYLNGKHQADLQAQTNQKLSDQLSALQQQAGSDKQQLTQQLSSAEKALQTAQQQQNASAKELETLREKVAVISGNDVRSWLLAQADYLVKLAGRKLWSDQDVTTAAALLKSADASLADMNDPSVMNVRRALTQDISNLSSVTQVDYDGVILKLNQLSNNVDNLRLADNDSDDAPMDSDGGELSGSVREWRQNLVKSWHNFMDDFITIRRRDNTAQPLLAPNQDVYLRENIRSRLLIAAQAVPRHQDEIYKQSIDTVSAWVRAWYDTNDAATKAFLAQLDELSQQNINMDLPDNLESQPLLEQLMQTRVRNLLAQPSAAANQQGG is encoded by the coding sequence ATGACGGAACAAAAAGACTCCTCCGCCATGGTTGAAGAAACCACCCCAGCGGTTGACCGCTCCTCTTCCAGCAACAGCACACCACCGCGTAATGCGAAAAAGGGTGGCATGGTGTTGGGTGCCGTTGCGATTGTCATCGCGCTGGCGATGGGTGCGGGTTTATACCTTAACGGGAAACATCAGGCTGATTTACAGGCACAAACCAATCAAAAGCTGAGCGACCAGTTAAGCGCGTTGCAGCAGCAGGCCGGCAGCGATAAACAGCAGCTGACACAGCAATTAAGTAGCGCTGAAAAGGCGTTGCAGACTGCGCAACAGCAGCAGAATGCCTCAGCAAAAGAGCTGGAAACCCTGCGTGAAAAAGTAGCCGTGATCTCTGGCAACGACGTGCGCAGCTGGCTGCTGGCACAGGCGGACTATCTGGTGAAACTGGCGGGCCGCAAACTCTGGAGCGATCAGGATGTCACGACAGCCGCGGCACTGCTGAAAAGCGCCGATGCCAGCCTGGCCGACATGAACGATCCCAGCGTGATGAATGTGCGTCGTGCACTGACCCAGGATATCAGCAACCTCTCTTCCGTTACGCAGGTCGACTACGACGGGGTGATCCTCAAGCTGAATCAGTTGTCGAATAACGTTGATAATCTGCGCCTGGCCGATAACGACAGCGATGATGCACCGATGGACAGCGATGGTGGCGAGCTCTCAGGTTCGGTGCGCGAATGGCGTCAGAATCTGGTGAAAAGCTGGCATAATTTTATGGATGATTTTATTACCATCCGTCGTCGCGATAACACCGCACAGCCGCTGCTGGCACCGAATCAGGATGTATATCTGCGTGAGAATATCCGCTCGCGTCTGCTGATCGCTGCTCAGGCTGTTCCGCGTCATCAGGATGAGATTTATAAACAATCTATCGATACCGTGTCCGCCTGGGTTCGCGCCTGGTACGACACCAATGATGCCGCCACCAAAGCTTTCCTTGCCCAGCTGGATGAGCTGAGTCAGCAGAACATCAATATGGATCTGCCGGATAACCTGGAAAGTCAGCCGTTGCTGGAACAGCTGATGCAGACGCGGGTGCGCAACCTGTTAGCGCAACCTTCTGCCGCTGCTAATCAGCAGGGGGGCTAA
- the hemD gene encoding uroporphyrinogen-III synthase produces MTILVTRPEPAAAELVSRLHALGKQAWSLPLIEFAPGADLASLPQKLAGLHAGDLVFILSQQVIHYAQHAIKAWPTELDYYAIGRSTALAFHTVSGQQVTWPHAHETSEELIQINTLQQISGKRALILRGDPGLELLAETLTRRGAEVTFAACYQRCQKHYDGPVEGRRWRDRGVSVLVVTSGEMLQQLFSLFPAVDREEWLLHCRLIVVSERLATLAAGLGWQDIQVADGADNDALLRALR; encoded by the coding sequence ATGACCATCCTGGTGACGCGCCCGGAACCCGCAGCGGCAGAGCTGGTATCGCGCCTGCATGCCCTTGGCAAACAGGCGTGGAGCCTGCCGCTGATCGAGTTCGCACCGGGCGCTGACCTCGCCTCTCTGCCCCAGAAGCTCGCCGGACTTCATGCTGGCGACCTCGTCTTTATCCTTTCTCAGCAGGTTATTCACTACGCGCAGCATGCGATCAAAGCATGGCCCACTGAGCTGGACTATTATGCAATTGGTCGCAGCACCGCACTGGCGTTTCACACCGTCAGTGGCCAGCAGGTGACCTGGCCACATGCTCATGAAACCAGTGAGGAATTGATCCAGATAAACACGCTTCAGCAGATTTCCGGTAAACGTGCGCTGATCCTGCGAGGCGATCCCGGACTCGAGTTGCTGGCAGAGACCTTAACCCGGCGAGGTGCTGAGGTGACGTTTGCTGCCTGCTACCAGCGCTGCCAGAAGCATTATGATGGACCCGTTGAAGGCCGCCGCTGGCGCGATCGCGGCGTCTCGGTGCTGGTGGTGACCAGCGGTGAAATGTTACAACAGCTCTTTTCGCTGTTCCCCGCAGTTGATCGTGAGGAATGGCTGCTCCACTGCCGACTGATTGTCGTCAGTGAACGTTTGGCTACCCTGGCCGCTGGATTAGGCTGGCAGGATATTCAGGTAGCCGATGGTGCCGATAACGATGCGCTGCTGCGCGCGTTACGCTGA